A genomic segment from Drosophila miranda strain MSH22 chromosome 3, D.miranda_PacBio2.1, whole genome shotgun sequence encodes:
- the LOC108158505 gene encoding zinc finger protein 189 isoform X8, with product MCAAQNPQPPFGYTWGFADNGSRTAESVLEISPNINYTVSGESMPYLLSTDGSLAVQKDVKGALTGNKGNVVRRMYVVNDPSFPPGTQRVITTGGGSSVVKKQDSQQQVLSLDKNYLLVDQATAAAAAAAAAGDPSVAHHHTLTNGSIVDAKTGQTVLTAGSAAAKSHFGSIGALHLTQEECNEILIKRAIAAGHHQTHTITAADGSHHHSSASGATPIQVQKVIQGLEENEDSQGDAPNLKLEPGTLELSPKTELQESMHFSETDATIKKERPYSCDECGKSFLLKHHLTTHARVHTGGERPHICSHCGKSFAHKHCLNTHLLLHSTDRPYQCQECKKSFTLKHHLLTHSRVHSRERPFVCQECGRAFPLKRHLVTHSKFHAGERPYVCEECGESFAQENHLIMHSRFHGSLNPFVCAECGASFPRKFQLVNHGRIHGKIPHSCTVCGKEFLQKRTLVSHMRRVHTGEQAHPCVSCGEGFLTKAELHQHVRAAHNGVNPNTSSATIIANQQFIDFKQLQQPHHHPGQHPQTITVVSNPGNSTLLTVSTTDANGVARPQFVCRECGSAFNSREALALHLRLHTGDKSLMTDLCALTAALPGHFLSTASLNPGTVVTANPNLVGQNPVPVQIISSTGQVMSQTTLVQAANSTHPQAVVTAVPTMPVHQQQHMQHVAQQQQQQQQQQHVVNVVPANKPKSHFCASCGKGFAAKHGLMQHNRRHPNGGCTVRTHVCECGKAFFQKNHLMLHQRQHLETKPAISQQQEQQQQEAAVAASASGQQPVQVQILPDGHIHGKVIKYEICRSVLPEDQATAQQQQQAGMDVE from the exons ATGTGCGCCGCCCAGAACCCACAGCCGCCCTTCGGCTACACCTGGGGCTTCGCAGACAACGGCAGCCGCACCGCCGAATCGGTTCTGGAAATATCGCCCAACATAAACTACACCGTCAGCGGGGAATCG ATGCCCTATCTGCTGTCCACGGATGGATCATTGGCCGTACAAAAGGATGTCAAAGGTGCTCTAACCGGCAATAAGGGGAATGTTGTGCGTCGCATGTACGTTGTGAACGATCCTTCGTTTCCGCCCGGTACACAGAG AGTAATTACCACTGGGGGAGGCTCGTCGGTAGTCAAGAAACAGGATTCGCAGCAGCAGGTGCTGAGCCTGGACAAGAACT ATCTCCTGGTCGATCAGGCAactgccgcagcagcagcagccgcggCTGCCGGGGATCCCTCGGTTGCCCACCACCACACATTGACCAACGGTAGTATTGTCGATGCTAAGACCGGACAGACGGTGCTGACGGCGGGCTCCGCGGCGGCAAAGTCGCACTTTGGGTCAATTGGGGCGCTGCACCTCACCCAAGAGGAGTGCAACGAGATCCTGATTAAGCGCGCCATCGCTGCCGGCCACCATCAGACGCACACAATCACCGCTGCCGACGGATCGCATCATCATAGCTCGGCGTCTGGCGCGACACCAA TTCAAGTCCAGAAAGTAATACAAGGACTCGAAGAGAACGAGGACTCGCAGGGCGACGCACCCAACTTAAAGTTGGAGCCAGGCACATTAGAGTTGTCCCCAAAGACCGAACTACAGGAATCAATGCATTTCAGCGAA ACGGACGCCACCATCAAGAAGGAACGCCCGTACAGttgtgacgagtgcggcaagTCCTTTCTGCTCAAGCATCATTTGACAACACACGCACGCGTGCACACAGGTG GTGAGCGACCCCATATCTGTTCCCATTGCGGCAAGAGCTTTGCGCACAAACACTGTCTGAACACGCATCTACTGCTGCATTCAACCGACCGACCCTACCAGTGCCAGGAGTGCAAGAAGAGCTTCACCCTTAAGCATCATCTGCTGACGCACTCGCGCGTCCACAGCCGAGAACGACCTTTCGTGTGCCAGGAGTGCGGACGTGCCTTCCCACTCAAGCGGCACCTGGTCACGCACAGCAAATTCCACGCCGGCGAACGTCCATACGTCTGCGAGGAATGCGGTGAGAGCTTTGCCCAGGAAAACCATCTTATTATGCACTCGCG CTTCCATGGTTCATTGAATCCATTTGTTTGCGCTGAGTGCGGTGCCTCGTTTCCACGCAAGTTCCAGTTGGTGAATCACGGACGCATACACGGCAAGATCCCCCACTCCTGCACCGTTTGCGGAAAAGAGTTTTTACAGAAGCGAACGCTAGTTTCCCACATGAG ACGTGTACACACCGGCGAGCAGGCGCATCCCTGCGTCAGCTGCGGCGAGGGATTCCTCACCAAGGCTGAGCTGCACCAGCACGTTCGGGCAGCGCACAATGGCGTCAATCCCAACACGAGCAGTGCCACCATCATTGCCAACCAACAG TTTATCGATTTcaagcagctgcaacagcccCACCACCATCCGGGACAGCATCCGCAGACGATCACCGTCGTGAGTAACCCGGGCAACTCTACGCTTCTCACGGTCTCCACCACGGATGCCAATGGTGTGGCGCGTCCGCAGTTCGTTTGCCG CGAGTGCGGCAGCGCCTTCAACAGTCGCGAGGCCTTGGCTCTGCATTTGCGACTGCACACCGGCGATAAGAGTCTGATGACCGATTTGTGCGCCTTGACGGCAGCGCTGCCGGGTCACTTCTTGAGCACGGCCAGCCTGAACCCGGGCACTGTGGTGACAGCCAATCCGAATTTGGTGGGCCAGAACCCAGTCCCCGTGCAGATCATATCGTCCACCGGCCAGGTTATGTCGCAGACTACGCTGGTGCAGGCCGCCAACTCGACCCATCCGCAGGCCGTAGTCACTGCCGTGCCAACGATGCCCGTTCATCAGCAACAGCACATGCAGCATGTTgcccagcaacaacaacagcagcagcagcaacagcacgtGGTCAATGTGGTGCCGGCCAATAAGCCCAAGTCGCATTTCTGCGCCAGCTGTGGCAAGGGATTCGCCGCCAAGCACGGCCTCATGCAGCACAACCGCCGCCACCCGAACGGCGGCTGTACGGTGCGCACTCACGTCTGCGAGTGCGGAAAGGCCTTCTTCCAGAAGAACCATCTAATGCTGCACCAGCGCCAGCACTTGGAGACGAAGCCAGCCATATCACAGCAACAG gagcagcaacaacaggagGCGGCCGTGGCAGCGTCAGCGTCTGGACAGCAACCGGTGCAGGTGCAGATCCTGCCTGATGGCCACATACACGGCAAGGTCATCAAGTACGAGATCTGCCGCAGTGTGCTGCCAGAGGATCAGGCCACagcacagcaacagcagcaggcaggcatGGATGTGGAGTAG
- the LOC108158505 gene encoding zinc finger protein 189 isoform X10: protein MPYLLSTDGSLAVQKDVKGALTGNKGNVVRRMYVVNDPSFPPGTQRVITTGGGSSVVKKQDSQQQVLSLDKNYLLVDQATAAAAAAAAAGDPSVAHHHTLTNGSIVDAKTGQTVLTAGSAAAKSHFGSIGALHLTQEECNEILIKRAIAAGHHQTHTITAADGSHHHSSASGATPSFCSVGGATTLLGDILPGISVQVQKVIQGLEENEDSQGDAPNLKLEPGTLELSPKTELQESMHFSETDATIKKERPYSCDECGKSFLLKHHLTTHARVHTGGERPHICSHCGKSFAHKHCLNTHLLLHSTDRPYQCQECKKSFTLKHHLLTHSRVHSRERPFVCQECGRAFPLKRHLVTHSKFHAGERPYVCEECGESFAQENHLIMHSRFHGSLNPFVCAECGASFPRKFQLVNHGRIHGKIPHSCTVCGKEFLQKRTLVSHMRRVHTGEQAHPCVSCGEGFLTKAELHQHVRAAHNGVNPNTSSATIIANQQFIDFKQLQQPHHHPGQHPQTITVVSNPGNSTLLTVSTTDANGVARPQFVCRECGSAFNSREALALHLRLHTGDKSLMTDLCALTAALPGHFLSTASLNPGTVVTANPNLVGQNPVPVQIISSTGQVMSQTTLVQAANSTHPQAVVTAVPTMPVHQQQHMQHVAQQQQQQQQQQHVVNVVPANKPKSHFCASCGKGFAAKHGLMQHNRRHPNGGCTVRTHVCECGKAFFQKNHLMLHQRQHLETKPAISQQQEQQQQEAAVAASASGQQPVQVQILPDGHIHGKVIKYEICRSVLPEDQATAQQQQQAGMDVE from the exons ATGCCCTATCTGCTGTCCACGGATGGATCATTGGCCGTACAAAAGGATGTCAAAGGTGCTCTAACCGGCAATAAGGGGAATGTTGTGCGTCGCATGTACGTTGTGAACGATCCTTCGTTTCCGCCCGGTACACAGAG AGTAATTACCACTGGGGGAGGCTCGTCGGTAGTCAAGAAACAGGATTCGCAGCAGCAGGTGCTGAGCCTGGACAAGAACT ATCTCCTGGTCGATCAGGCAactgccgcagcagcagcagccgcggCTGCCGGGGATCCCTCGGTTGCCCACCACCACACATTGACCAACGGTAGTATTGTCGATGCTAAGACCGGACAGACGGTGCTGACGGCGGGCTCCGCGGCGGCAAAGTCGCACTTTGGGTCAATTGGGGCGCTGCACCTCACCCAAGAGGAGTGCAACGAGATCCTGATTAAGCGCGCCATCGCTGCCGGCCACCATCAGACGCACACAATCACCGCTGCCGACGGATCGCATCATCATAGCTCGGCGTCTGGCGCGACACCAA GTTTCTGTTCCGTTGGCGGCGCAACAACACTCTTAGGTGACATACTTCCTGGTATTTCAGTTCAAGTCCAGAAAGTAATACAAGGACTCGAAGAGAACGAGGACTCGCAGGGCGACGCACCCAACTTAAAGTTGGAGCCAGGCACATTAGAGTTGTCCCCAAAGACCGAACTACAGGAATCAATGCATTTCAGCGAA ACGGACGCCACCATCAAGAAGGAACGCCCGTACAGttgtgacgagtgcggcaagTCCTTTCTGCTCAAGCATCATTTGACAACACACGCACGCGTGCACACAGGTG GTGAGCGACCCCATATCTGTTCCCATTGCGGCAAGAGCTTTGCGCACAAACACTGTCTGAACACGCATCTACTGCTGCATTCAACCGACCGACCCTACCAGTGCCAGGAGTGCAAGAAGAGCTTCACCCTTAAGCATCATCTGCTGACGCACTCGCGCGTCCACAGCCGAGAACGACCTTTCGTGTGCCAGGAGTGCGGACGTGCCTTCCCACTCAAGCGGCACCTGGTCACGCACAGCAAATTCCACGCCGGCGAACGTCCATACGTCTGCGAGGAATGCGGTGAGAGCTTTGCCCAGGAAAACCATCTTATTATGCACTCGCG CTTCCATGGTTCATTGAATCCATTTGTTTGCGCTGAGTGCGGTGCCTCGTTTCCACGCAAGTTCCAGTTGGTGAATCACGGACGCATACACGGCAAGATCCCCCACTCCTGCACCGTTTGCGGAAAAGAGTTTTTACAGAAGCGAACGCTAGTTTCCCACATGAG ACGTGTACACACCGGCGAGCAGGCGCATCCCTGCGTCAGCTGCGGCGAGGGATTCCTCACCAAGGCTGAGCTGCACCAGCACGTTCGGGCAGCGCACAATGGCGTCAATCCCAACACGAGCAGTGCCACCATCATTGCCAACCAACAG TTTATCGATTTcaagcagctgcaacagcccCACCACCATCCGGGACAGCATCCGCAGACGATCACCGTCGTGAGTAACCCGGGCAACTCTACGCTTCTCACGGTCTCCACCACGGATGCCAATGGTGTGGCGCGTCCGCAGTTCGTTTGCCG CGAGTGCGGCAGCGCCTTCAACAGTCGCGAGGCCTTGGCTCTGCATTTGCGACTGCACACCGGCGATAAGAGTCTGATGACCGATTTGTGCGCCTTGACGGCAGCGCTGCCGGGTCACTTCTTGAGCACGGCCAGCCTGAACCCGGGCACTGTGGTGACAGCCAATCCGAATTTGGTGGGCCAGAACCCAGTCCCCGTGCAGATCATATCGTCCACCGGCCAGGTTATGTCGCAGACTACGCTGGTGCAGGCCGCCAACTCGACCCATCCGCAGGCCGTAGTCACTGCCGTGCCAACGATGCCCGTTCATCAGCAACAGCACATGCAGCATGTTgcccagcaacaacaacagcagcagcagcaacagcacgtGGTCAATGTGGTGCCGGCCAATAAGCCCAAGTCGCATTTCTGCGCCAGCTGTGGCAAGGGATTCGCCGCCAAGCACGGCCTCATGCAGCACAACCGCCGCCACCCGAACGGCGGCTGTACGGTGCGCACTCACGTCTGCGAGTGCGGAAAGGCCTTCTTCCAGAAGAACCATCTAATGCTGCACCAGCGCCAGCACTTGGAGACGAAGCCAGCCATATCACAGCAACAG gagcagcaacaacaggagGCGGCCGTGGCAGCGTCAGCGTCTGGACAGCAACCGGTGCAGGTGCAGATCCTGCCTGATGGCCACATACACGGCAAGGTCATCAAGTACGAGATCTGCCGCAGTGTGCTGCCAGAGGATCAGGCCACagcacagcaacagcagcaggcaggcatGGATGTGGAGTAG
- the LOC108158505 gene encoding zinc finger protein 300 isoform X6, which yields MCAAQNPQPPFGYTWGFADNGSRTAESVLEISPNINYTVSGESMPYLLSTDGSLAVQKDVKGALTGNKGNVVRRMYVVNDPSFPPGTQRVITTGGGSSVVKKQDSQQQVLSLDKNYLLVDQATAAAAAAAAAGDPSVAHHHTLTNGSIVDAKTGQTVLTAGSAAAKSHFGSIGALHLTQEECNEILIKRAIAAGHHQTHTITAADGSHHHSSASGATPSDILPGISVQVQKVIQGLEENEDSQGDAPNLKLEPGTLELSPKTELQESMHFSETDATIKKERPYSCDECGKSFLLKHHLTTHARVHTGGERPHICSHCGKSFAHKHCLNTHLLLHSTDRPYQCQECKKSFTLKHHLLTHSRVHSRERPFVCQECGRAFPLKRHLVTHSKFHAGERPYVCEECGESFAQENHLIMHSRFHGSLNPFVCAECGASFPRKFQLVNHGRIHGKIPHSCTVCGKEFLQKRTLVSHMRRVHTGEQAHPCVSCGEGFLTKAELHQHVRAAHNGVNPNTSSATIIANQQFIDFKQLQQPHHHPGQHPQTITVVSNPGNSTLLTVSTTDANGVARPQFVCRECGSAFNSREALALHLRLHTGDKSLMTDLCALTAALPGHFLSTASLNPGTVVTANPNLVGQNPVPVQIISSTGQVMSQTTLVQAANSTHPQAVVTAVPTMPVHQQQHMQHVAQQQQQQQQQQHVVNVVPANKPKSHFCASCGKGFAAKHGLMQHNRRHPNGGCTVRTHVCECGKAFFQKNHLMLHQRQHLETKPAISQQQEQQQQEAAVAASASGQQPVQVQILPDGHIHGKVIKYEICRSVLPEDQATAQQQQQAGMDVE from the exons ATGTGCGCCGCCCAGAACCCACAGCCGCCCTTCGGCTACACCTGGGGCTTCGCAGACAACGGCAGCCGCACCGCCGAATCGGTTCTGGAAATATCGCCCAACATAAACTACACCGTCAGCGGGGAATCG ATGCCCTATCTGCTGTCCACGGATGGATCATTGGCCGTACAAAAGGATGTCAAAGGTGCTCTAACCGGCAATAAGGGGAATGTTGTGCGTCGCATGTACGTTGTGAACGATCCTTCGTTTCCGCCCGGTACACAGAG AGTAATTACCACTGGGGGAGGCTCGTCGGTAGTCAAGAAACAGGATTCGCAGCAGCAGGTGCTGAGCCTGGACAAGAACT ATCTCCTGGTCGATCAGGCAactgccgcagcagcagcagccgcggCTGCCGGGGATCCCTCGGTTGCCCACCACCACACATTGACCAACGGTAGTATTGTCGATGCTAAGACCGGACAGACGGTGCTGACGGCGGGCTCCGCGGCGGCAAAGTCGCACTTTGGGTCAATTGGGGCGCTGCACCTCACCCAAGAGGAGTGCAACGAGATCCTGATTAAGCGCGCCATCGCTGCCGGCCACCATCAGACGCACACAATCACCGCTGCCGACGGATCGCATCATCATAGCTCGGCGTCTGGCGCGACACCAA GTGACATACTTCCTGGTATTTCAGTTCAAGTCCAGAAAGTAATACAAGGACTCGAAGAGAACGAGGACTCGCAGGGCGACGCACCCAACTTAAAGTTGGAGCCAGGCACATTAGAGTTGTCCCCAAAGACCGAACTACAGGAATCAATGCATTTCAGCGAA ACGGACGCCACCATCAAGAAGGAACGCCCGTACAGttgtgacgagtgcggcaagTCCTTTCTGCTCAAGCATCATTTGACAACACACGCACGCGTGCACACAGGTG GTGAGCGACCCCATATCTGTTCCCATTGCGGCAAGAGCTTTGCGCACAAACACTGTCTGAACACGCATCTACTGCTGCATTCAACCGACCGACCCTACCAGTGCCAGGAGTGCAAGAAGAGCTTCACCCTTAAGCATCATCTGCTGACGCACTCGCGCGTCCACAGCCGAGAACGACCTTTCGTGTGCCAGGAGTGCGGACGTGCCTTCCCACTCAAGCGGCACCTGGTCACGCACAGCAAATTCCACGCCGGCGAACGTCCATACGTCTGCGAGGAATGCGGTGAGAGCTTTGCCCAGGAAAACCATCTTATTATGCACTCGCG CTTCCATGGTTCATTGAATCCATTTGTTTGCGCTGAGTGCGGTGCCTCGTTTCCACGCAAGTTCCAGTTGGTGAATCACGGACGCATACACGGCAAGATCCCCCACTCCTGCACCGTTTGCGGAAAAGAGTTTTTACAGAAGCGAACGCTAGTTTCCCACATGAG ACGTGTACACACCGGCGAGCAGGCGCATCCCTGCGTCAGCTGCGGCGAGGGATTCCTCACCAAGGCTGAGCTGCACCAGCACGTTCGGGCAGCGCACAATGGCGTCAATCCCAACACGAGCAGTGCCACCATCATTGCCAACCAACAG TTTATCGATTTcaagcagctgcaacagcccCACCACCATCCGGGACAGCATCCGCAGACGATCACCGTCGTGAGTAACCCGGGCAACTCTACGCTTCTCACGGTCTCCACCACGGATGCCAATGGTGTGGCGCGTCCGCAGTTCGTTTGCCG CGAGTGCGGCAGCGCCTTCAACAGTCGCGAGGCCTTGGCTCTGCATTTGCGACTGCACACCGGCGATAAGAGTCTGATGACCGATTTGTGCGCCTTGACGGCAGCGCTGCCGGGTCACTTCTTGAGCACGGCCAGCCTGAACCCGGGCACTGTGGTGACAGCCAATCCGAATTTGGTGGGCCAGAACCCAGTCCCCGTGCAGATCATATCGTCCACCGGCCAGGTTATGTCGCAGACTACGCTGGTGCAGGCCGCCAACTCGACCCATCCGCAGGCCGTAGTCACTGCCGTGCCAACGATGCCCGTTCATCAGCAACAGCACATGCAGCATGTTgcccagcaacaacaacagcagcagcagcaacagcacgtGGTCAATGTGGTGCCGGCCAATAAGCCCAAGTCGCATTTCTGCGCCAGCTGTGGCAAGGGATTCGCCGCCAAGCACGGCCTCATGCAGCACAACCGCCGCCACCCGAACGGCGGCTGTACGGTGCGCACTCACGTCTGCGAGTGCGGAAAGGCCTTCTTCCAGAAGAACCATCTAATGCTGCACCAGCGCCAGCACTTGGAGACGAAGCCAGCCATATCACAGCAACAG gagcagcaacaacaggagGCGGCCGTGGCAGCGTCAGCGTCTGGACAGCAACCGGTGCAGGTGCAGATCCTGCCTGATGGCCACATACACGGCAAGGTCATCAAGTACGAGATCTGCCGCAGTGTGCTGCCAGAGGATCAGGCCACagcacagcaacagcagcaggcaggcatGGATGTGGAGTAG
- the LOC108158505 gene encoding zinc finger protein 189 isoform X4 yields the protein MCAAQNPQPPFGYTWGFADNGSRTAESVLEISPNINYTVSGESMPYLLSTDGSLAVQKDVKGALTGNKGNVVRRMYVVNDPSFPPGTQRVITTGGGSSVVKKQDSQQQVLSLDKNYLLVDQATAAAAAAAAAGDPSVAHHHTLTNGSIVDAKTGQTVLTAGSAAAKSHFGSIGALHLTQEECNEILIKRAIAAGHHQTHTITAADGSHHHSSASGATPSGATTLLGDILPGISVQVQKVIQGLEENEDSQGDAPNLKLEPGTLELSPKTELQESMHFSETDATIKKERPYSCDECGKSFLLKHHLTTHARVHTGGERPHICSHCGKSFAHKHCLNTHLLLHSTDRPYQCQECKKSFTLKHHLLTHSRVHSRERPFVCQECGRAFPLKRHLVTHSKFHAGERPYVCEECGESFAQENHLIMHSRFHGSLNPFVCAECGASFPRKFQLVNHGRIHGKIPHSCTVCGKEFLQKRTLVSHMRRVHTGEQAHPCVSCGEGFLTKAELHQHVRAAHNGVNPNTSSATIIANQQFIDFKQLQQPHHHPGQHPQTITVVSNPGNSTLLTVSTTDANGVARPQFVCRECGSAFNSREALALHLRLHTGDKSLMTDLCALTAALPGHFLSTASLNPGTVVTANPNLVGQNPVPVQIISSTGQVMSQTTLVQAANSTHPQAVVTAVPTMPVHQQQHMQHVAQQQQQQQQQQHVVNVVPANKPKSHFCASCGKGFAAKHGLMQHNRRHPNGGCTVRTHVCECGKAFFQKNHLMLHQRQHLETKPAISQQQEQQQQEAAVAASASGQQPVQVQILPDGHIHGKVIKYEICRSVLPEDQATAQQQQQAGMDVE from the exons ATGTGCGCCGCCCAGAACCCACAGCCGCCCTTCGGCTACACCTGGGGCTTCGCAGACAACGGCAGCCGCACCGCCGAATCGGTTCTGGAAATATCGCCCAACATAAACTACACCGTCAGCGGGGAATCG ATGCCCTATCTGCTGTCCACGGATGGATCATTGGCCGTACAAAAGGATGTCAAAGGTGCTCTAACCGGCAATAAGGGGAATGTTGTGCGTCGCATGTACGTTGTGAACGATCCTTCGTTTCCGCCCGGTACACAGAG AGTAATTACCACTGGGGGAGGCTCGTCGGTAGTCAAGAAACAGGATTCGCAGCAGCAGGTGCTGAGCCTGGACAAGAACT ATCTCCTGGTCGATCAGGCAactgccgcagcagcagcagccgcggCTGCCGGGGATCCCTCGGTTGCCCACCACCACACATTGACCAACGGTAGTATTGTCGATGCTAAGACCGGACAGACGGTGCTGACGGCGGGCTCCGCGGCGGCAAAGTCGCACTTTGGGTCAATTGGGGCGCTGCACCTCACCCAAGAGGAGTGCAACGAGATCCTGATTAAGCGCGCCATCGCTGCCGGCCACCATCAGACGCACACAATCACCGCTGCCGACGGATCGCATCATCATAGCTCGGCGTCTGGCGCGACACCAA GCGGCGCAACAACACTCTTAGGTGACATACTTCCTGGTATTTCAGTTCAAGTCCAGAAAGTAATACAAGGACTCGAAGAGAACGAGGACTCGCAGGGCGACGCACCCAACTTAAAGTTGGAGCCAGGCACATTAGAGTTGTCCCCAAAGACCGAACTACAGGAATCAATGCATTTCAGCGAA ACGGACGCCACCATCAAGAAGGAACGCCCGTACAGttgtgacgagtgcggcaagTCCTTTCTGCTCAAGCATCATTTGACAACACACGCACGCGTGCACACAGGTG GTGAGCGACCCCATATCTGTTCCCATTGCGGCAAGAGCTTTGCGCACAAACACTGTCTGAACACGCATCTACTGCTGCATTCAACCGACCGACCCTACCAGTGCCAGGAGTGCAAGAAGAGCTTCACCCTTAAGCATCATCTGCTGACGCACTCGCGCGTCCACAGCCGAGAACGACCTTTCGTGTGCCAGGAGTGCGGACGTGCCTTCCCACTCAAGCGGCACCTGGTCACGCACAGCAAATTCCACGCCGGCGAACGTCCATACGTCTGCGAGGAATGCGGTGAGAGCTTTGCCCAGGAAAACCATCTTATTATGCACTCGCG CTTCCATGGTTCATTGAATCCATTTGTTTGCGCTGAGTGCGGTGCCTCGTTTCCACGCAAGTTCCAGTTGGTGAATCACGGACGCATACACGGCAAGATCCCCCACTCCTGCACCGTTTGCGGAAAAGAGTTTTTACAGAAGCGAACGCTAGTTTCCCACATGAG ACGTGTACACACCGGCGAGCAGGCGCATCCCTGCGTCAGCTGCGGCGAGGGATTCCTCACCAAGGCTGAGCTGCACCAGCACGTTCGGGCAGCGCACAATGGCGTCAATCCCAACACGAGCAGTGCCACCATCATTGCCAACCAACAG TTTATCGATTTcaagcagctgcaacagcccCACCACCATCCGGGACAGCATCCGCAGACGATCACCGTCGTGAGTAACCCGGGCAACTCTACGCTTCTCACGGTCTCCACCACGGATGCCAATGGTGTGGCGCGTCCGCAGTTCGTTTGCCG CGAGTGCGGCAGCGCCTTCAACAGTCGCGAGGCCTTGGCTCTGCATTTGCGACTGCACACCGGCGATAAGAGTCTGATGACCGATTTGTGCGCCTTGACGGCAGCGCTGCCGGGTCACTTCTTGAGCACGGCCAGCCTGAACCCGGGCACTGTGGTGACAGCCAATCCGAATTTGGTGGGCCAGAACCCAGTCCCCGTGCAGATCATATCGTCCACCGGCCAGGTTATGTCGCAGACTACGCTGGTGCAGGCCGCCAACTCGACCCATCCGCAGGCCGTAGTCACTGCCGTGCCAACGATGCCCGTTCATCAGCAACAGCACATGCAGCATGTTgcccagcaacaacaacagcagcagcagcaacagcacgtGGTCAATGTGGTGCCGGCCAATAAGCCCAAGTCGCATTTCTGCGCCAGCTGTGGCAAGGGATTCGCCGCCAAGCACGGCCTCATGCAGCACAACCGCCGCCACCCGAACGGCGGCTGTACGGTGCGCACTCACGTCTGCGAGTGCGGAAAGGCCTTCTTCCAGAAGAACCATCTAATGCTGCACCAGCGCCAGCACTTGGAGACGAAGCCAGCCATATCACAGCAACAG gagcagcaacaacaggagGCGGCCGTGGCAGCGTCAGCGTCTGGACAGCAACCGGTGCAGGTGCAGATCCTGCCTGATGGCCACATACACGGCAAGGTCATCAAGTACGAGATCTGCCGCAGTGTGCTGCCAGAGGATCAGGCCACagcacagcaacagcagcaggcaggcatGGATGTGGAGTAG